AGCCCAGAAGCAAAAGAGACGAAGATAGCCGGCGTTGACCCAGTCACACCACACCTATTCCCTAAACTGGCAACAAGTACAAGCTACAGAAGCCTTGTCCCTTCAATGTCTCACTGCGCACACCTAAGATGGAAAGTTGGAAGACTGCATGTTTGCTTTATCAGAAGTGCGACTCAAGACAGAAGAGCACATTCTTTTACAACGGAAAACTTTTGGAATAAGGACACAAAAGTTAGAAGCAGATATTGACAGGAgttgtttccctccaaacaGTTAGTTTGAAATTCAAATGGAACTTTTATCTAGTCTCCTTTTTTTTTAGTCATCTCTTATAAATTATTAATCTGTTCttatatcattaattaatacactcaattttttttattgtattattataaattatataaatctattattatatcattaattaataCACTCGATTTTTTTAgttgtattattttataaattataaatctattattaattaaatctttttaattttctttttttactattttgacAATTCATCATAAACCCTCCAAAACTCTATTGAGTCATTATCCTAAGCAAAAATACCATGAATTGAATCCTCATCGTCGAAAATCATTCAGCTGAACAGTTTCAGACCATTTTCCTAAAAACCTATTTTGAGCCAACACGAAGATCATTGCAGTCTATGTCAaataatcatatttttttattttaggatagaATAAGGATAAGTGTTGTGTACTCATAAACTGTTAAGCTTCATCGATGTAATATTTTTGTTAGTATATGAAATACCCTTCTGATTCTGAATATTTGTTGTTACTGATTAACTTACTGGTGTTTTAATTCTATCACCTCTGAAATGTTCTAAACGATGTCATGCTCTAATATATCTTAACTTAGAACAATTAACAAAGCACTTAAAACACAAACTTATCAAGTTGCCTTTgtcctttgatatatatataacatgctTCTGATGTTAAGACTGCCTCTAATACTGAACATGCTAAATTTCCTAAACTCTGGATATATTTTGCTATTGAACGTTTTAACCCTCTCAGTGTTTTTCAAATTTAGCAAAATTCAGCAGTGCAACCCTTGGAGGGGAGTATCCAGAAGCAAGAGTAAGTTCAACGATTTTAAAGGAGTAAGTTATCTATTCTTtctctgaattttttttacgttaAAAAATGAGGAGATTGTTGAAACGCAATTTCCAAgagttgtttatttttataaaaattaattaataaggaAATTAGATCTCCAAAAATATTCAAATCAAGGAATTATATTAAATTTGATTTAAGCTAAGCTTTAAATCAAAACAAATACAAAAGGCCTTAAGGAAGCCAAAGGATGATTTTTTGAACCAAGAGCAGAAGCTCAATGGAACCAAAAGCCCAGAAGCAAAAGAGACGAAGATAGCCGGCGTTGACCTAGTCACATCACACCTATCCCCCAAACTGGCAACAAGTACAAGCTACAGAAGTCTTGTCCTTTCAACATCTCTCTGCACACAGCTAAGATGGAAAGTTGGCAGACTGCATGTCTGCTTTATCATAAGCGCGAGTCAAGACAGAAAAGCACATCTTTCTACAACGGAAAACTTTTAGAATAAGGACACAGAAGTTAGAAGCAGATGTTGATAGGAgttgtttccctccaaacaATTAGTTTGAAATTCAAATGGAAGTTCTGTCTAGCCTCAAGTTTTCAGTTTGTGGGGATGTAAATTTGGGGATCACAAAATCCTTATATTGTATTATACAATAAATTGTAATAGATGTTGTAAATAATAATACctattaaatataaatgaaataacTTACTTAGAAACGTTCTATAgtttaaaacgttttataattgaAAAATTGGCTATTTATTTTGTGAATAATTATATACATTCGAATTTTTTAATTCCAATACCTCttcatctattttttttttgataggcaaaggaaagaaaaaacaaaacccAGAAAAAacttaacccgggattagcctgggaaagctaaccccaaccaGATCATCAGACAGCAAAGAAGACAGAAAACCCGGAGGCGATGGGAAACTTCACCTACTTTATTAATATATcggttttttttattgtattattatatattattataaatctGTTATTATATCATTAATACACATTTTCTTGTtgtattattataaattatataaatctgTTATTATATCATCAATTAATACAATatgttattatattattaattaatacaGTACACTcgattctttcttttttttgacACACTAGATTCTTTTAgttgtattattttataaattataaatctattattaattaaatctttttaattttctttttttattattttgacaactcatcaaaaagtcTTCAAAACACTATTGAGTCATTATCTTAAATAAAAAACCATCAATTAAATCCTCATTGAAAATCATTCAATTGAACAGTTCTAgacaattttttcaaaaaaccaTTTTGAACTAACACGGAAATTATTATAGTTCATGTCAAATAAtcacattttcgattttagaatcGGATAATaactcaattgataatttttgcttAACTCAAGAATGCATTTCATTAAACTGAATTGAAAATTGACAACACTAACGCATAttgtctctttttttttttgttagttgtctcttataaattattaatgtgttattatatcattaattaatatacttaattttttttgtattattataaattatataaatatgttattatataattaattaatacaatatattattatatcattaattaatatactctattattttagttgtattattttataaattataaatctattattaattaaatctttttaatttttcttttttactatTTTGACAACTTATCAAAAAGCCTCCAAAACTCTATTGAGTCATTCTCTTAAGCAAAAAATTATTAGTTGAatcctcatcgaaaatcatttagtTGAATAGTTTCGGACCATTTTCCCAAAAACTCATTTTGAGAATACGAAAATCACTACAGTTCATGTCaaataatcatttttttattttaggataggATAAGAATTCGATTGataattttttcttaattcAATAATACACTCCATTAAATTGAATCGAAAATCGACAACACTAACACAAACTGTCTCctttatttgttattatatctcatataaattattaatatgttattatatcattaattaatatactcaaatttttatcttctattatcataaattatataaatttaaatttgttattaattaaatcttttttttattaattttcctttttttttactattttgacAACTTATCAAAAAAGCCTCCAAAACTCTATTGAGTCATTATCCTGAGCAAAAAACCATCAATTGAATCTTAATCGAAAACCATTCAGTTGTACAATTTAAGACCATTTTCCCAAAAACTCATCTTGCGCCAACACGAAGATCATTACAGTCCAtgtcaaataataaaattttttgattttAGAATAAGATAaggactcaattgataatttttacttAACTAAAAAATACACTCCATTAAATTGAATCAACACTAATGCAAATTgtctcctttttttttgttagtcattataaattattaatctgttcttatatcattaattaatacacattttttttattgtaatattataaattatataaatctattattatatcattaattaataCACTCGATTTTTTTAgttgtattattttataaattataaatctatTATTagttaaatctttttaattttcctttttttactattttcacaaTTCGTCATTAAGCCTCCAAAACTCTATTGAGTCATTATCCTAAGCAAAAAATACTATCAATTGAGACCTTATCGTCGAAAATCATTCAGCTGAACAGTTTCAGACCATTTTCTTAAAAACTCATTTTGAGCCAACACGAAGATCATTACAGTCTATGTCAaataatcatattttttattttatctcaaaattgagtgattttattgagacaaaattgaaattgagtgagATAACTATATAAGTTCAGTGACTAACGGATATTTAACCCCCCATTTACACAATATTATGTTGTTAGGTAATCTACAAATATAATCAGTTGCATATATTAAATATCCAAACCGCAaactaattaatatataataaaaatattgacTTTATGGTATAAAAAGAAGTCAATTCAATTATAAAtttgtgacaaaaaaaaaaaaaaaaaattaatattatcttCTTAATATGAgcaatgagttttttttatcttctatAAATAAGAAACGTATGCTGAGGGGTTGAAACTTGAAACCATCAAATTGGTGAAAGAAAACgaaaatggcttccagcaaaAACCTCCTACTCGCCGACCTTGCTGCCTCTGGACTTAAACATGTTCCTTCCAATTACATCCGTCCTATCTCCGACCGTCCGAATCTCGCCGACGTTCAACTATCCGACGACTCCATTTCCTTGATTGATCTCCAAGACCTTCACGGTCCTAATCGGAGTCTTGCTGTCGACAGCATCGGCAAAGCTTGCCTGCGTGATGGCGTCTTCCAGGTTtgctcctttttcttttttatcagTTCACTTTTCTCCGGCAATGGTGTGTAGTTCAATTGTCAACACTGAAAGACTTAGTTTTACAgatataaattttagtttttcagTGGAGTGTAATTTTAAGAGAGCGAGCCTTGGGCACAACGGTAaatgttgttgtcgtgtgactgagaggtcacgggttcgagtcttaggagcggtctGTTGCCAAAAAAGTGGGAGGAGAAGGCTTGCCCCAgcacacccttgtggtgggacccctccccagaCCCTCGTTTTAGCGGGGATATATAGTGCACCGGACCGCCTTTTTAATgtagtgtaatttttttaattttaattttaaattttaacacCAAATATCTTCATGGATTAAAATGAATGAGGCTAAGACTAAGTCTTTAGTCCTGAAATCAATCACTATCAATTCCCTTCCATTCATATGATTTCAAGTGATCTCAAATGCTCACATGTCATCATTTGAGTGGAAGGATCAGTATTACTCTCGATCCATAATGaaatttgagtttttttttatggaaattgtGAGTCATTTCTATCACAAATCTGACATGGGTATAATTAAAGTGAAAAATCTTTCTAAATATGCGGTTTCACGGACGGGACACTGGATCGAGGGGTTTAAAcatctattttattttaaaccatTACGATCAGTATCCATTGCGTGACCAGACTTCAGTTTAATAATTACATTTTGAGTCTAGATTCACTttgttatataattttttttaacctcactttgttatataattttattttaaatttttacatatatatatagataaatttcagtttaataattaaattttaagtCTAGATTcactttattatatatttttttaaggttTAATACCCTCCCAGCTCCCTCAAGTTCGTCTAATACTGCAACTGACCCTCTGTATTTATACTTTTAACAAGTAAGCccccaacttgcttatttcaaaCAAATAACCTCTCAAATAGATTATTtcgggagttttttttttttgccctttatTTAATGTATCActagattagttagatgtagcaaccaataatttgaaatcttttatttctgattTAATATTATGTCGAATGTTTTTTGGGTTTAGGGcttatttgttctaaataagcaacttaaagagttatttgttccaattgagcaatttaaggggttatttgttccaaataagtaaGTTGAGGGTGTTACTTGTTAAAAGTGTAAGTACGGGGTCAGTTGCAGTATTGGGCCAACTTAAGGGGCTGAGAgggtattaagcctttttttaattatatatatatcaatgttttaaaaattggCTGAGGCGGCCGTCTAAATGGggatttttaaaacattatcccGATTTTCTTAAATCGGTACCGGACGGTCCTAGACGGGTCTAGGTGGTCTGAGACGGCTCCCAATCGGTCCTAGGTGgcctttttaaaaaaattgaccgTTAaaattttatgtcatttttttaattttaaataaaatattaaataaaaagaaaaccttaaactatcaagtttatttttaagaatattaattttaatttatttcgaCATATTTTGTTATCAatgttataatatatatatttttctaacACAATTGTTAATCTTATTTATATAAGATTGTTCAAGTCTATCTTATTTAAGACTGTTCAAGTCTATCTTATTTATATAAATCTCGTATTGAAGATAAAACAGTCTACTAAATTTGGATCAAGTTTAATGTTATTTTCCCTATTTCAAATCGGATGTGAGTTTGCCCGACATGTAACTAGGTCTATGATAggtttgttatatatatatatatatatatatatatatatatagttcagGTTTatcttatttatataaattttctgaaaattaaaatagtctattaaatttgatcagatttaatgttattttacaTGTTCTAAATTAGGgcaaaggctatgcttactttgttttttacaaagtaagccttactttgtatgtttttaccattggattaatcttatactccatcatccaatggtgaaaacacaccaagtaatggtactttgttaaaaacaaagtaaccatagaagacaccattAAATTAGCTGTGAGTTTGGGAACGCCGACATGTGACTAGATCTATGAATAGATttgttatataatttttttaattatatttatataattaatgtgAGCCTATTAAATTTGGATTAGGTTTAATGTCATTTTCCCTTAAATAGgtttgttttataattatttttaattatatatatataaaatataagaCTATTCACGTTCATCTTATTTATAATCTATTAAATTTGGATCAGGTTTAATATCATTTTCTCCGTTTTAAATTGGATGTGAATTTTGGAACGACCGATTAGGTCTATGAATAGGTTTGATTCCAACATGGCATGTCACATGTTTTCTCTCTAGCATGTCACATGTGTCTAGATTTATGGATAGATTTGACTCCAACACTAGAGCACATACTAGTATCATATTCGTTGTGGCATGTCGCATGTGTTTAGGTTTATGGAATAGACCTAATCTCATTTTGTCTCTAGTATGTCACATGTGTCTAGATTTATGGAATAGACATAATGTTATTTTCTCTGTCTAAATTGGATGTGAGTATGAGCATACCCATATATGACTAGATTTATGGATATGTTTGATTCCAACACCGGACTTTGGCATGTCACACACTCAAGTCCATCAAATGGGTCGGATTTTGATTTGGTTCAGTCCAGGCCGGCTAAAGTCCTCCTACATAGATGGTGGGTTAGATTTTATTAAATAACACAAGTCGGTTCAATCTGATTTGAgctattaacttaaataattaaatttatatatttatttggatTGGGATTGAAATTTGATTTATAAACCTGAGTTCAACCTGCTCGAGTCTATCTAAAATGACAATGAACTGATTGGGCCTGAGCTAAACAATTTTTTTCAGAAAAAGCCCGTTGGGTTCGATCTAAACCTGACCCAACCTAATTCATGAGAGAATTCTGGAAATGGAACAATCCTTTTCCAAGTGGTAAATTACAACCACGGCTCAATCTAATATTAATTCAGTGAACTTCAAAATTTaagataaaaattatttaactttacttttattaatatgaaaattattcaattttaacaACTTTAATATCATGTAATTCTTAATTGCATAGCGGCTAAaaataagtttaattttttaactttttgatTTGGAAATTGTTGTGAAAATTGAATTGGAGTAAATGAATATTTTCAGGTGAAGAACCATGGAATATCGGAGGAAATGATTAATAGCATAATGAACACGGCTAGAGACTTCTTTAACCTGCCAGAAAGTGAGAGACTGAAGAGTTATTCCGATGATCCAGCTAAAACCACCAGACTTTCAACCAGTTTCAATGTCAATACTGAAAAGGTTGCGAACTGGAGAGACTTCTTGAGACTCCATTGTTATCCTCTTGAAGATTACATTCATGAATGGCCTTCCAACCCTCCACAATTCAGGTACATCAACAATTTCAGGCCCTTCAACTTTTTGgtttttacatatttaacccatgaAATTCTTAATTCCACATATTAAGCCTCAATATTTGTAGTTTAATAGGGGAAGCAATTTCAGATTATTGTATGAAAATTTTGTTACGTTAGATAACATGTTCCATATGCAGAAAATGATAATCTTGTTATGTTAGTAAAGTTGTGCGAATCGTATATAAAGTTAGAATCTCATTACCAATTTGACCGTGCTTTTCTCTTAGCATGCTACCCTCCCCAATTTGTAGAGATATATAGACATTTAAACTTGTTCGTAAAACTCTAATCACTCAAATTTTGAGATCAACAGATTAATCtcttaaaattgcttaaaagtGACTTGATTAACTACATAGTAGAACAAATGAATTGGACAAGTATAGCGCGGATCACAAACTAAAACCACAATTAGGTTTCATGTGATGATGACACGTCAATCCAATTATTAACATGTCACCATATGAGTGATCCAAAACCAGTTAGTCTCGGATTCAAGTGCTTTATGCATAAAATTTGcaaaatttgaacaatttagaataattaattattcattcccatatatttttgatatttatgtATGGAAATTTGGCAGGGAAACAGTAGCCGAATACAGTACGAGTGTGAGAGAGCTAGTCCTACGTTTGCTTGAACTCATATCAGAAAGCTTAGGATTAGAAAAGGATTATATAAACCAATCACTAAGCAAACATGGACAACATATGGCAATGAATTATTATCCACCATGTCCAGAGCCAGATCTTACTTTTGGACTGCCATGTCACACTGATCCTAACTTAATCACTGTTCTTCTTCAAGACCATGTCCCTGGATTGCAAGTTCTCCGAGATTCAAGATGGATTGCTGTTAATCCCATTCCTAACACCTTCATTGTCAACATTGGAGATCAAATGGAGGTAATTAGTAATGGAAAATACAAGAGTGTGCTTCATAGAGCAGTTGTGAATTCTCAAGAAGAAAGAGTCTCAATTCCAACATTTTATTGCCCTTCTTCTGATGCTGTCATCCGACCTGCTCCGGGTTTGATCGACGATCATCATC
The DNA window shown above is from Euphorbia lathyris chromosome 1, ddEupLath1.1, whole genome shotgun sequence and carries:
- the LOC136210909 gene encoding protein DMR6-LIKE OXYGENASE 2-like translates to MASSKNLLLADLAASGLKHVPSNYIRPISDRPNLADVQLSDDSISLIDLQDLHGPNRSLAVDSIGKACLRDGVFQVKNHGISEEMINSIMNTARDFFNLPESERLKSYSDDPAKTTRLSTSFNVNTEKVANWRDFLRLHCYPLEDYIHEWPSNPPQFRETVAEYSTSVRELVLRLLELISESLGLEKDYINQSLSKHGQHMAMNYYPPCPEPDLTFGLPCHTDPNLITVLLQDHVPGLQVLRDSRWIAVNPIPNTFIVNIGDQMEVISNGKYKSVLHRAVVNSQEERVSIPTFYCPSSDAVIRPAPGLIDDHHPAVYRDFTYAEYYQQFWKKELANDRCLDLFKTP